ACGTGTCACGGGCCACGCCGCCGAGGAAGGAGGCCGACGCCGCGCCGACCTGGTGTGCCGCGTTGGTCCAGCCGAAGACGATGGCGCTGTCCTCGCCGTAGAAGGTCCGGCACAGGGCGATGACCGGCGGCACGGTCGCCAGGTCGAGCAGGCCGAAGGCGACCACGAAGACCATCATGGGCGGACTGACGGTGGCCGTCATGATCAGCGGCAGGCTGACCATGAGCAGGCCCCGCAGCAGGAAGTAGACGGCGAGGAGCCGGCGGGCGTCCCGGCGGTCGGTGAGCCAGCCGGAGAGGATGGTGCCGGCCACGTTGAAGACGCCGATGAACGCCAGCAGGGTCGAGGCCGTGGTGACGGGCATGCCGTGGTCGTGGGCCGCGGGGGCGAAGTGGGTCCACATGATGCCGTTGGTGGACGCTCCGCAGATGGCGAACGTAGCGGCGAGCAGCCAGAAGGGAACGGTTCGCGCGGCGCCGCACAGCACGGTCACGGTGCGGCGGGCGGCGCCGGGAACGGGGTCGGGTCGGGGGGTGAAGGTGTCGCTGCCGTAGGGGCGTCGTCCGATGTCGGCGGGGTGGTCGCGCAGCACGAGGTGGACCAGGGGGGTGACCGCGACGGCGGCGAGGGCGAGGGTGACGAGGGCGGGCCGCCAGTCGTAGTGGTCGATGGTCCAGGACAGTGCGGGCAGGAAGACCATCTGCCCCAGAACGCTGCCGGAGGAGAGGATGCCGGTCACCAGGCCGCGGCGGGCGGTGAACCAGCGGTTGGTGACGGTGGTGCCGAGGGTCATCGACAGTGATCCGGTCCCGAGGCCGACGAGGAAGCCCCAGAAGAGCGTGAACTGCCATGCGGCGCTCATCATCGTGGTGAGGACCGCTCCGGCGGCGACGGTCGCGAGCGCCGCGACGACGACCCGGCGGATGCCGAACCGGTCCATCAGGGCGGCGGCATAGGGGGCCGTGAGTCCGTAGAGCAGCATGTTGACCGAGGCGGCCAGGCCGATGGAGCCGCGGGACCAGTGGAACTCCCCGCGCAGGGGGTCTTGCAGAATGCCCGGCATGGTGGAGAAGGCGCCCGCGACGACGATCGCCACTCCGGCGACGGCGGCCACCCACCAGGCGCGGTGCCCGGCATCCTTCGTGTGTCGGCCGATCATGTCATCCATGTCTTCATCCTTCGGCGAGAGGGAGCCCGGGAACCACTGGCCGTTTGGCCGACTAGTGAAAGAATCTGGACATGACGGTGGGTGATGAGTCTCCGCACAGGGTGGCGGTTCTGGTGCGGTCCGGTCTCCTGCCCATGGAGCTGGGGATCGTGCACCGCCTGTTCGGGACCGCGACGGATGCGGCCGGCCGGCCGCTGTACTCGGTCGTGACGTGTGCCGTGGAACCGGGTGAGGTGCGCACGGACGCCGACTTCACGGTCAACGTGCCGCTGGGACCGCAGGCGCTGCGCGACGCGGACACGGTGATCGTGCCCGCCGCGATCGAGGACTACCGCCCGCAGCGGCGTGGCGAGTTGAGCCCGCTGGTGCGGGCGGCGCTCGCGGAGATCCCCCCGACAGCGCGTCTGGCCTCCATCTGCACCGGGTCGTTCGTGCTGGCGGCAGCGGGCCTGCTCACGGGCCGGCGGGCGACCACGCACTGGAAGTCCTGTCCCGAACTGGCCGCCCTCTACCCGGAGATCGACGTGGACCCCGACGTGCTGTACACCGATGACCAGGGTGTGCTCACGTCCGCGGGTGTGGCCGCGGGGATCGATCTGTGCCTGCACATGATCCGCAGTGACCACGGCGCCGACGTCGCCAACACCGTCGCCCGCGGCACGGTGGTGCCGCCGCACCGCGAGGGCGGCCAGGCCCAGTACATCGACCGTCCCGTGCCCGAACCCGGCGACACTTCCACCGCCGCCGCCCGCGCCTGGGCCCTGGAACACCTCGGTGAGGGCCTCACCCTGGAGGACCTGGCGCGCCGGTCGGCGACGAGCGTGCGGACGTTGACGCGCAAGTTCCGGCAGGAGACGGGGCTGCCACCGATGCAGTGGCTCGCCCAGCAGCGTCTGCAGTACGCCCGGCGGCTGCTGGAACGCACGGACGAGCCGGTGGACCGGATCGCGGCCGAAGCCGGCTTCGGCACGGGCACGGCGATGCGTCAGCACTTCCGGGAGGCGCTGGGCGTGTCACCGCGCGCGTACCGCAACACCTTCCGCGGGGAAGCGTGAGGGCACGGGCGCGGTGACACCGCCTCGGCGGAACCGCGTGCCGGCTCAGCCGGGAACCGGTTCGATGGGGCCGATCCGGTAGAGCACCTCGTCGTGGTGTGCCTCGGGGAAGAGGGAGGCCGGGAACAGCACTTCGGTGTGCACGGGGGCCCGGTACCGCTTGGCGCACTTCTTCAGCACCATGATGATGGCCTTGTTGTCGGCCGACACGGTCGCCTCGATGTAGCGCGCGCCCTGGGCGACCGCGCGCTCGGCCGCCCGCTCGAAGAGCTGCACCCCGAGCATCGGGATGCCGTGCCGGGGCTTGGCGGCCTCCTGCCAGACCAGATAGGTGTCGGGCTGCTCGGGGCGGAAGTAGCCGGTCAGCATGCCGACGATCTCGTCGCCGAGGGATGCCACGAGAGAGGTCTCGGCGAAGTCGCGGCACCACAGGGCGTAGTAGTACGGGCTGTTGTCGTCGAGTTCGTCGGACTCGTGCACCATCTGCCACATGGCCTGGGCGTCCTCGGCACGCGGCGGGCGGTACTCGGGGCGGACTCGGGTCGCGGTGGCGTCGGACACCGGCGCGGTCATGCGGTGGCCTCCTCGGTGAGCAGCGGGTAGACGCCGTTCTCGTCGTGGTCCTCGCGGCCGGTGACCGGCGGGTTGAACACGCAGACGAAACGGGAGTCCACCTTCGGGCGCAGCGTGTGCTTCTCGTGCCCGTCCAGCAGGTACATGGTGCCGGGTGTGATCAGGTGCTTCTCGCCGGTCTCCTCATTGGTGAGTTCGGTCTCGCCCTCGACGCACAGAACGGCCTCGATGTGGTTGGCGTACCACATGGTCGTCTCGGTGCCGGCGTAGACGGTCGTCTCGTGCAGGGAGAAGCCGACTCCCTCGCGAGCGAGGACGATCCGCTTGCTCTCCCATGTGCCGGAGCGGGACTTGACGTGCCTGTCGGTGCCTTCGACGTCCTGGAACGAGCGGACGATCATGTGCGGCTTTCCTTTCTCGAATCGGCCTCGTGCCTGACGTCCCGTGCGGCTTCAGGGGACGCGAGGGCGCGGCCACCGGTGTGAGAGGTCGGTGGGGTGGGTTGTTCAGGCCGCGCTGCGGGTCTCGAGCTGGGTGATGGCGAAGTCGGTGAACGTGTCGACCGTCTCGAAGTCGTCGGCTTCGAGTTCCTCGGGGTCGACCTCGAGGCCGAGGGAGTCCTCCAGTTCCATCAGCATCTCCAGCATCGTGGTCGAGTCCAGGTGGAGATCGTCGAAGAGCCTGGTCTGTCCGGAGAGCCCGGTCACCGGCCTCTCCAGCACGCTGCTCAGCGCGGTCTCCATGGCGGCGGTCACGTCGGTGCGCTTGAGGGTCATCGTGCGTGCTCCTTTCACAGGTGTGCGGGGTCCTGAACGAGATCGGTCAGGGCCTGTCGGTCGACTTTGCCGTTGTTGTTGGTGGGCAGTCCGGGCACCGGGACGCAGCGGCGGGGGATCTTGTAGTCCTCGATCAGGCCGTGCATCCGGGCCAGCACGTCGGAACCCTCCAACTCGGTCACCGCGGCCAGGACCGCGGTCTTCCCGGTCCTGGGGCCGGGGGGCAGCACGGCCGCGGAGGTCACGCCTTCGACGCGGCGGGCGGCGGCCTCCACCTCGGTGGCGCTGACGCGGAAACCGCGTTCCTTGTAGAGGTCGTCGCGGCGGCCGGAGAAGTAGAGGTAGCCGTCGTCGTCCATCCAGCCGTAGTCGCCGGTCCGCAGTTCCGGGAAGAGGCCGTCCCGCCGGTGGAAGCGCTCGGCGGTCAGCTCCGGACGGCGCCAGTAGCCGGCCATGACGTGCGGGCCGCGGACGACGAACTGGCCGACCTCTCCGGCGGGCAGCCGCTCGCCGTCGTCGTCGACGGTGAAGACCTCCGTGCCGGGTAGCGCCCGTCCGGACGCGCCGGGCCGCAGGAGGTCTCCGTCCGGGGGCATGATCGTGGCCCGCTTGCATTCGGTGAGTCCGTACATCAGCTGCACGGACAGGCCGGGTATCGCCTCGCGCAGGTCGGCGATGGTCCGGTCGGACAGGGCCGCCCCCGTGTTGGTCAGAAGACGCAGCTTGGGCTTGTTCTTCGCCCGCCGCACCAGCCAGGCCAGGCGGTCGGAGACGGAGGGAACCGCAGCGAGCACGGTCGCCTCGCTCTCCTGGAGGGCGCGCAGCAGCGGCGGTCCGGCCTCCGCGACGTCGCCCACGCGCAACTGGGCACCGGCCAGGAAAGTCAGGAACAGCTGGTAGAGGCCGTAGTCGAAGGACAGCGGCAGGGGGCTGAAGACGATGTCGTCCGCGCGGTAGCCCAGACAGTCCTGGATGGCGCGTGCGGCGAAGAGCATCTGCTGGTGGGTGCTGACGACGGCCTTGGGCAGCGACGTGGTGCCCGAGGTGTAGATCAGGCATGCCCCGTCGACCCCGAGCGGAGCGGGCATCGTCTGCCCGTCGGCATCCGGCCCCGGCTCCGGGGCGTGGCGCAACTCCCTGGAGGAGATGACGCGTACGCCATGTGCCTGCGCGGTGGTGGACACACCGGGGTCGTCTGTCACGATCGCGGTCGGCTCGCAGTCGCCCAGGACGTGTTCGAGCGGGCGGTCCCGAACGTCTTGGTGCAGGACGCTGAACATCGCACCCGCGCGGGAGGCGGCGTGCACGGCGACCGCGACGGCGATGGCGTCGGGCGAGGAGACGACGACTCGGTCACCGCGGCGAACACCGCACGCCCGCAGCAGGTGCGCGGCTCGGCGGGAGGCGAGCGCCAACTCTCCGTAGGAGATGGCGTCCGACCCGGTGCTCAGGACACACCGGTCACTGTGCACGGCGGCGGCGTCGTCGAGCAGGGAATGGAGGGTGAGCGGCTGGGTCACTGGCGTCCTCCCATCGGTACGGCTTCCTTCTCGCCGGGGCTCCGGACGCTGTCGGACGATCCGGTGCGCTTCGGCTTGGGAACGACGGTCACCGCGTTCGCCGTGCAGACGACGACCGGTTCGGCGAGCACCTGTGCCGCGCTGGTGCTCGTGTCGTGGGAGGCGATGACCTTCCGGGCCTCCAGTGCGACGAAGCGGCGCAGTCTGGTGCTGCGGGTGAGCCTGGCGGTGGCCTCGATGTAGTCGCCAGGGCGGACGGGTGCCGTGAAGCGGACGTCGGAGTACGCGGAGAGCAGTCCCTCGTCGCCGTCGGTGCGGATGGTGATCTCGGTGACGAGGTCGCCGAAGAGGCGCAGCAGCCTTGCGCCGTCGACGAGTTCACCTGCGTAGTGGGCCTCTTCCTGACCGATTCTGACGCGCAGCCGCGCTGTGACGTGCGCGTCGCCGTCGGCGGAGCCTTCAGCGATAGTCATGGGCATGTCATCCCTTCTTCCGTTGCCGTGGGAGGCTGACGAGCGTGCTGACGGGCGCGTCCCTCATTCGGGCTGCACGAGCAGAGCCGCGGCGGCGACCACGGTCTTCTTGTGCGTGATCGAGACACGCACGGTCCGCCGCGACGCGACCCGGGCGGCCTCCCCACGCAGTTCGACGCGCGGGGACCCGTCCGCGGCGCGTTCGACGCGGATGTTCCGAGGTGCGATCCCCTGCAGCAGACCCCTGCCCAGCGCCTTGAGGACGGCCTCCTTGGCGGCGAAGCGGCCGGCCAGGTACTCCAGGCGCCTGACGCCTTGGAGAGCCCGTGCCTGCTCGATCTCCTCCGGCGCGTAGCAGTAGCGCAGGAACCAGCCGCGCGTCACGAGCCTCTTCAGTTCGTCGCGGTCGAGAACGTCCAGACCGACGCCTACGGGCCGCCCGGATGTCACGAGGCGTCCTTGAAGACCGCCAGCCGCTGCCGGGACAGCAGTTCCTCGGGCGTGTCCCGCTCCCGCACCAGGGTCACCTGTCCGTCGTGCACGAAGACTTCCGCGGGGTAGCCGTGACCGAGGAACAGCCCGGGCGAGGCGGTGGGGCCGTAGGCGCCGGACCGCTCGATGCCGAGCAGGTCGCCGGGCCGGACTTCGGGAAGCCTGACCTTCTTCACGAGCGTGTCGTTCGGGGTGCACAGCGGTCCGGTGACGGTGTAGGTGCCGGTGGGCTCGGCCGAGGGGCTGCCCAGGTGGACGACGGGGAAGTTCCGTTTCACGAAACTCCCGATGCCCACTGCGGCCATATGGTGATTGGTGCCGCCGTCCGCCACGACGAACAACTCCCCCATCGACTCCTTCACATAGACGGCCCGTGTCACATAGATACCGGCGTCGGCCGCGAGGAACCGGCCCAGCTCCATGATGATCCGGCAGGACGGGTGCCGGGCACGGAATTCGCCCACCGGACCCCGCATACCTTTGCCGAGTTCGGCGGTGTCGAGGTCCGACTCGTTCTCGAAGTAGGCCACACCCAGACCGCCCCCGAAATCCACGAAGGAAAGGTCTACACCCAGCTCCGTGGCGAGGTCTTCCGCCATCCGGAGAATGCTCTCCGTGTTCGCGACGACGTCCCGGTGATCGAGAAAACGGGTACCCATATAGGCATGGAAACCCTTCACCTCGACGTGCCTCAAGGCGTCGAGCAAGGGCCGCGCCTGACGGACTTCCTTCTCGTCCACACCGAATTGCCGCGGCTTTCCTCCCATCGACAGCCCGGACCCCTTGCTGTGGAAGCTCGGGTTGACCCGCAGCACCGCGGGGAACGGGGCGGCCCCCCGCGCGGCCGCGACCTCGTCCAGGAGCCGGAGTTCCGCGAGCGACTCGCAGACCACGGCGGAGATGCCGGCCGAGACACACGCCTCGAGGTCGGCCCGGCTCTTTCCCGGCCCGAGGAAGATGATGTCCGCCGGGTCCACCCCGGCCCGCATGGCGGTCATCAGTTCCGTCAGCGACGACACTTCCGCGCCTGCGCCCTGGGCTCCGAGAAAGCCGCACACGCTGATGTTCGGATTCGCTTTCAGGGAATAGAGGACTTCCACTCCGTCCGGCAGCGCTTCCGCAAGCCTCCGATACGTTTCGCTGAGAACTTGCGCGTCGTAGATGAATAGAGGTGTTCCGAACTCGTCCACGATGTCTTCGACAGGAAGGCCCTGGATGTGCGCCTTCGGATTTTCGGGCAAGTGCACCCCTCCCGCTGTCTCGGCTTGCTGTTCCCAAAACCGTAGGGGAGGAGCCGAGCGGCGTCATATCGCGCACCGGGGAATCCGGCCAACTTGGGACGGCGTGCGATGGATGAAGGGCGGCCGTGTATCCCCGAGGTTCCCGACGTCATGCGCCATCGACCGACAGTTGTGACCCACGCCACACGGCAACTATCCATCTTCGTAACTAAAGGTTCATAAAGGGCTATACAGACATACAGTGACAATCGCACGGCAGGCCGGGCTGCAGCGTGGCCAGAAGTCATCGAAGCCCAGGAGGACTCACCGCCGAACAGGCATACGGGTGTGAGGTCTGAGGCATGGGCAGCGCAAGGGGGCCAAGCGGATACGCGGTATCGGACCGCGGTGATTCCAGACGGCTCGCGGGGCAGCCACCGGCCGGCTCCTGGCCCTCACGCACCGACTCCCGGCCGCACGGCCCCGGTCTCCCGTCCGGCGCATCCGCTGGTCTCACCACCGGTCCGCCGAATCAGTCCTGACGTCACTGCCGTTGAGGAGTAGGCATGACCATCACCCAACCGGACCTGAGCACCTTCGAGAGCCTGGAGTCCGAGGTGCGCAGCTACTGCCGTGGCTGGCCCACCGTGTTCGACCGCGCGCAGGGCAGCCGGCTGTACGACGAGGACGGCCATGCGTACCTCGACTTCTTCGCCGGTGCCGGATCACTCAACTACGGCCACAACAACCCGGTGCTCAAACGGGCGCTGATCGACTACCTGTCCCGGGACGGGATCACCCACGGCCTGGACATGTCGACCACGGCCAAACGCTCGTTCCTGCAGACCTTCCAGGACCTGGTGCTGCGCCCGCGCGATCTGCCGTACAAGGTCATGTTCCCCGGCCCGACCGGCACCAACGCCGTCGAGTCGGCACTGAAGCTGGCCCGCAAGGTCAAGGGCCGCGAGGCCATCGTGTCCTTCACCAACGCCTTCCACGGCATGTCCCTGGGCTCGCTCGCCGTGACCGGCAACGCCTTCAAGCGGGCCGGCGCCGGCGTCCCCCTGGTGCACGGCACCCCGATGCCGTTCGACAACTACTTCGACGGCACCGTCCCCGACTTCCTGTGGTTCGAGCGGCTCCTGGAGGACCAGGGCTCCGGCCTGAACAAACCCGCCGCGGTGATCGTGGAGACCGTGCAGGGCGAGGGCGGCATCAACGTCGCCCGCCCCGAGTGGCTGCGCGCCCTCAAGGAACTGTGCGAACGGCAGGACATGCTGCTGATCGTCGACGACATCCAGATGGGCTGCGGCCGCACCGGCGCCTTCTTCTCCTTCGAGGAGTCCGGCATCACCCCCGACATCGTCACCGTCTCCAAGTCGATCAGCGGCTACGGACTGCCGATGTCCCTGTGCCTGTTCCGGCCCGAACTCGACGTCTGGGAGCCCGGCGAACACAACGGCACCTTCCGCGGCAACAACCCCGCGTTCGTCACCGCCACCGCGGCCCTGGAGACCTACTGGACCGATCCTCATATCACCCGCCAGACGGCCTTACTCGGCCGACAGGTGGAGCAGTCCCTCCTGGCGATCTGCGACGAACACCGCGCCGCCGGTGCCCGCTACCGGGGCCGCGGCCTGGTGTGGGGCCTCGAGTTCCACAACAAGAGGCGCGCCGGGCTGATCGCGCGACGCGCCTTCGAACTCGGCCTGCTCGTCGAGACGTCCGGCCCTGACAACGAGGTCGTCAAGCTGCTCCCGGCCCTCACGATCCCCCCTGAGGAACTGGACGAAGGACTCGGCACGCTGGCCCGCGCCGCCCGGGAGGTCGCGGACTAGAGGGTCCCGGTCCGGCTCTCGCCCGCGCGTCGTCAGGAACCGGTGGGCCGTCTCGGTGCGCTCCACGAGCGTGCGCGCGCGTGAGTGAATGGCCCCCATGGGCGAACTCAGCGGCTTCACGGGGCAGTACGACGGCGAGCGGCTCAGCGGGGTGTGCGGCGGTCCTCGCGGGCGGGCCACGGTGGTGCTGCTGCACGGGGCGGGCAACGGGAGCAAGGAGCGGCTGCTGCCGCTGGCGGGCGAGTTCGCCGCCGCCGGCTGTCACGCGCTGGCGTTCGACTTCTCGGGTCACGGTGAAAGCAGCGGCACGCTCGCGCGGTTGAGCCTGCGGCGCCGGTTCGAGCAGGCGGTGGCGGTGATCGACGCGCACGCGCCGGCGGCCGATCCGCTGCTTCTGGTCGGCTTCAGCATGAGCGGGCAGACGGTCGCCGACCTGGTGCGCCACTACGGCGGCCGGGTGGCGGGACTCGCCCTGTGCGCGCCCGCCGTCTACGCGCCGGACGCCTGGGACCTGCCCTTCGGGGACGGCCGGGGCCGGTTCACCGAGATCCTGCGCACTCCGGACAGCTGGCGGGACTCCCCGGCGCTCCGGGTGTACGGGGCGTACGCGGGCCGGGCGGTGCTGACCGTGCCCGGCACCGACACGGTGATCCCGGCGGCCGTGACCCGGGCGCTGCACGAGGCGCTGTCCGCGCGCGCCGACTACACCCGGCTCGAACTCCCGGACGCCGACCACAAGCTGGGCCTGTGGTTCCGCGAGCACGCGCGGGACCGGCGGCGGCTGGTGAGCGCGCTGCTGACGGCGCCGGGCGGGCCGGCCGGCGAAGTGCCCGGCGCCGTCGTGGATCAGCGGTTGTAGCGCATGAACGCCCGCACCATGTGGCACGTGATGTCGGACGGCGGGCGCATGC
This Streptomyces misionensis DNA region includes the following protein-coding sequences:
- a CDS encoding MFS transporter; the encoded protein is MDDMIGRHTKDAGHRAWWVAAVAGVAIVVAGAFSTMPGILQDPLRGEFHWSRGSIGLAASVNMLLYGLTAPYAAALMDRFGIRRVVVAALATVAAGAVLTTMMSAAWQFTLFWGFLVGLGTGSLSMTLGTTVTNRWFTARRGLVTGILSSGSVLGQMVFLPALSWTIDHYDWRPALVTLALAAVAVTPLVHLVLRDHPADIGRRPYGSDTFTPRPDPVPGAARRTVTVLCGAARTVPFWLLAATFAICGASTNGIMWTHFAPAAHDHGMPVTTASTLLAFIGVFNVAGTILSGWLTDRRDARRLLAVYFLLRGLLMVSLPLIMTATVSPPMMVFVVAFGLLDLATVPPVIALCRTFYGEDSAIVFGWTNAAHQVGAASASFLGGVARDTFGSYDPVWLALGAACASAALLSLCIRAHGAPTDTVEADEKTYASSAPRR
- a CDS encoding GlxA family transcriptional regulator, whose translation is MTVGDESPHRVAVLVRSGLLPMELGIVHRLFGTATDAAGRPLYSVVTCAVEPGEVRTDADFTVNVPLGPQALRDADTVIVPAAIEDYRPQRRGELSPLVRAALAEIPPTARLASICTGSFVLAAAGLLTGRRATTHWKSCPELAALYPEIDVDPDVLYTDDQGVLTSAGVAAGIDLCLHMIRSDHGADVANTVARGTVVPPHREGGQAQYIDRPVPEPGDTSTAAARAWALEHLGEGLTLEDLARRSATSVRTLTRKFRQETGLPPMQWLAQQRLQYARRLLERTDEPVDRIAAEAGFGTGTAMRQHFREALGVSPRAYRNTFRGEA
- the ectA gene encoding diaminobutyrate acetyltransferase, whose translation is MTAPVSDATATRVRPEYRPPRAEDAQAMWQMVHESDELDDNSPYYYALWCRDFAETSLVASLGDEIVGMLTGYFRPEQPDTYLVWQEAAKPRHGIPMLGVQLFERAAERAVAQGARYIEATVSADNKAIIMVLKKCAKRYRAPVHTEVLFPASLFPEAHHDEVLYRIGPIEPVPG
- a CDS encoding ectoine synthase, with translation MIVRSFQDVEGTDRHVKSRSGTWESKRIVLAREGVGFSLHETTVYAGTETTMWYANHIEAVLCVEGETELTNEETGEKHLITPGTMYLLDGHEKHTLRPKVDSRFVCVFNPPVTGREDHDENGVYPLLTEEATA
- a CDS encoding acyl carrier protein, which gives rise to MTLKRTDVTAAMETALSSVLERPVTGLSGQTRLFDDLHLDSTTMLEMLMELEDSLGLEVDPEELEADDFETVDTFTDFAITQLETRSAA
- a CDS encoding class I adenylate-forming enzyme family protein, which gives rise to MTQPLTLHSLLDDAAAVHSDRCVLSTGSDAISYGELALASRRAAHLLRACGVRRGDRVVVSSPDAIAVAVAVHAASRAGAMFSVLHQDVRDRPLEHVLGDCEPTAIVTDDPGVSTTAQAHGVRVISSRELRHAPEPGPDADGQTMPAPLGVDGACLIYTSGTTSLPKAVVSTHQQMLFAARAIQDCLGYRADDIVFSPLPLSFDYGLYQLFLTFLAGAQLRVGDVAEAGPPLLRALQESEATVLAAVPSVSDRLAWLVRRAKNKPKLRLLTNTGAALSDRTIADLREAIPGLSVQLMYGLTECKRATIMPPDGDLLRPGASGRALPGTEVFTVDDDGERLPAGEVGQFVVRGPHVMAGYWRRPELTAERFHRRDGLFPELRTGDYGWMDDDGYLYFSGRRDDLYKERGFRVSATEVEAAARRVEGVTSAAVLPPGPRTGKTAVLAAVTELEGSDVLARMHGLIEDYKIPRRCVPVPGLPTNNNGKVDRQALTDLVQDPAHL
- a CDS encoding 3-aminobutyryl-CoA ammonia lyase — translated: MTIAEGSADGDAHVTARLRVRIGQEEAHYAGELVDGARLLRLFGDLVTEITIRTDGDEGLLSAYSDVRFTAPVRPGDYIEATARLTRSTRLRRFVALEARKVIASHDTSTSAAQVLAEPVVVCTANAVTVVPKPKRTGSSDSVRSPGEKEAVPMGGRQ
- a CDS encoding holo-ACP synthase yields the protein MTSGRPVGVGLDVLDRDELKRLVTRGWFLRYCYAPEEIEQARALQGVRRLEYLAGRFAAKEAVLKALGRGLLQGIAPRNIRVERAADGSPRVELRGEAARVASRRTVRVSITHKKTVVAAAALLVQPE
- a CDS encoding type III PLP-dependent enzyme, encoding MPENPKAHIQGLPVEDIVDEFGTPLFIYDAQVLSETYRRLAEALPDGVEVLYSLKANPNISVCGFLGAQGAGAEVSSLTELMTAMRAGVDPADIIFLGPGKSRADLEACVSAGISAVVCESLAELRLLDEVAAARGAAPFPAVLRVNPSFHSKGSGLSMGGKPRQFGVDEKEVRQARPLLDALRHVEVKGFHAYMGTRFLDHRDVVANTESILRMAEDLATELGVDLSFVDFGGGLGVAYFENESDLDTAELGKGMRGPVGEFRARHPSCRIIMELGRFLAADAGIYVTRAVYVKESMGELFVVADGGTNHHMAAVGIGSFVKRNFPVVHLGSPSAEPTGTYTVTGPLCTPNDTLVKKVRLPEVRPGDLLGIERSGAYGPTASPGLFLGHGYPAEVFVHDGQVTLVRERDTPEELLSRQRLAVFKDAS
- the ectB gene encoding diaminobutyrate--2-oxoglutarate transaminase; protein product: MTITQPDLSTFESLESEVRSYCRGWPTVFDRAQGSRLYDEDGHAYLDFFAGAGSLNYGHNNPVLKRALIDYLSRDGITHGLDMSTTAKRSFLQTFQDLVLRPRDLPYKVMFPGPTGTNAVESALKLARKVKGREAIVSFTNAFHGMSLGSLAVTGNAFKRAGAGVPLVHGTPMPFDNYFDGTVPDFLWFERLLEDQGSGLNKPAAVIVETVQGEGGINVARPEWLRALKELCERQDMLLIVDDIQMGCGRTGAFFSFEESGITPDIVTVSKSISGYGLPMSLCLFRPELDVWEPGEHNGTFRGNNPAFVTATAALETYWTDPHITRQTALLGRQVEQSLLAICDEHRAAGARYRGRGLVWGLEFHNKRRAGLIARRAFELGLLVETSGPDNEVVKLLPALTIPPEELDEGLGTLARAAREVAD
- a CDS encoding alpha/beta hydrolase — its product is MGELSGFTGQYDGERLSGVCGGPRGRATVVLLHGAGNGSKERLLPLAGEFAAAGCHALAFDFSGHGESSGTLARLSLRRRFEQAVAVIDAHAPAADPLLLVGFSMSGQTVADLVRHYGGRVAGLALCAPAVYAPDAWDLPFGDGRGRFTEILRTPDSWRDSPALRVYGAYAGRAVLTVPGTDTVIPAAVTRALHEALSARADYTRLELPDADHKLGLWFREHARDRRRLVSALLTAPGGPAGEVPGAVVDQRL